In a genomic window of Cytobacillus sp. FSL H8-0458:
- a CDS encoding queuosine precursor transporter has protein sequence MFNEWFGLLFAIINFILVLAMYRLFGKTGLFVWIGFSTVMANLQVVKTIEMFGLTATLGNAMYGTAFLVTDILNEKYGKEEAKKAVWLGFFTLLSMTLIMQMVLLFKPHETDFAQESLSTLFSVLPRIAAGSLAAYLVSQFTDVYIFTYLKKKFPKDGQFWIRNNGSTMISQLLDTLVFTSIAFLGVFPLEEWIQIFITTYLLKFIVAVLDTPFGYIAKRFPVKD, from the coding sequence ATGTTTAATGAATGGTTTGGATTGCTTTTTGCAATAATTAATTTCATTTTAGTATTGGCGATGTACCGCCTGTTTGGAAAGACTGGTCTTTTCGTGTGGATCGGCTTCTCCACTGTCATGGCCAATCTTCAAGTCGTAAAAACAATTGAAATGTTCGGCCTGACTGCCACTTTAGGCAACGCTATGTATGGTACAGCTTTTCTTGTTACAGATATCTTAAATGAGAAGTACGGAAAAGAAGAAGCAAAAAAAGCTGTATGGCTCGGTTTCTTTACTCTTCTGTCCATGACTCTAATCATGCAGATGGTATTATTGTTCAAACCGCATGAAACGGATTTTGCACAGGAATCTCTCAGCACTCTTTTCTCGGTTCTGCCGCGAATTGCTGCCGGAAGCCTCGCTGCCTATTTAGTCAGCCAATTTACAGATGTTTATATCTTTACCTATTTAAAAAAGAAATTTCCAAAAGACGGCCAGTTTTGGATCAGGAATAATGGCAGCACCATGATCAGCCAGCTATTGGATACCCTTGTATTTACAAGCATTGCCTTCCTCGGTGTATTTCCCCTGGAAGAATGGATTCAAATTTTCATCACAACTTACTTGCTGAAATTTATAGTAGCTGTACTTGATACCCCGTTTGGCTATATTGCTAAACGTTTCCCAGTAAAAGATTAG
- a CDS encoding reverse transcriptase-like protein — protein MKYKLEWKYKLKGTEDILFTSDLIDGETALQAGEDIEKSGKGKEVIYYDEAGTSWSTKEMKKLLMEVEEDPHDITVFFDGGFNKDTGQAGLGAVIYFKQGKKKYRVRANELFDEMDNNNEAEYAAIYYTLNLLEEMGAHHMTCEFKGDSQVVLKQLEGEWPCYEENLNRWLDRIEEKIKKLGILPRYKSIPRNENKEADKLASQALQGKFINSKMQII, from the coding sequence ATGAAATATAAATTAGAATGGAAATATAAACTTAAAGGAACTGAGGATATTTTATTTACTTCTGACCTGATCGATGGTGAAACGGCTTTGCAGGCCGGTGAAGATATTGAAAAGTCGGGCAAGGGCAAAGAGGTAATTTATTATGATGAAGCCGGCACTTCCTGGAGCACAAAGGAAATGAAAAAGCTTCTTATGGAAGTGGAAGAGGACCCTCATGATATTACCGTATTTTTTGATGGGGGCTTTAATAAAGATACCGGCCAGGCCGGACTCGGTGCGGTCATTTATTTTAAACAGGGCAAAAAAAAGTACCGTGTGCGGGCAAATGAGCTTTTTGATGAGATGGATAATAATAATGAGGCAGAATATGCAGCAATTTATTACACCCTGAATCTGCTTGAAGAAATGGGTGCTCATCATATGACATGTGAATTTAAAGGCGATTCCCAGGTGGTATTAAAACAGCTTGAAGGTGAATGGCCTTGTTATGAAGAAAATCTAAATCGCTGGCTTGACCGGATAGAAGAAAAGATTAAAAAGCTGGGCATACTGCCAAGATATAAATCCATTCCGCGCAATGAAAATAAAGAAGCGGATAAGCTGGCAAGCCAGGCACTGCAAGGGAAATTTATTAACAGCAAAATGCAGATCATATAA
- a CDS encoding zinc-finger domain-containing protein — MSRKQIINEVEELMTSYCKDCFLHKHHKDEKGRRYAHRFCITECTVGEKIKSIGSKLS; from the coding sequence TTGAGCAGAAAGCAAATTATCAATGAAGTGGAGGAGCTGATGACCAGTTACTGCAAAGACTGCTTCCTTCATAAACATCATAAAGATGAAAAAGGGCGCAGATATGCCCATCGATTTTGCATTACAGAGTGCACTGTAGGTGAGAAAATAAAATCGATAGGAAGCAAGCTTTCATAA